The segment gaaaatcatcGTAGAAAATCTCATCTACGCGCTGCATGAAAAATCCGCCGTTCATAAATTAACCTGCGGCGCGGTTCTTTAATCCGCAGCACGTTGATATATGTTGTGCAATCGCtgtttttctgttgtgggttttactctttgaattcaatggggaggtaaaacccgcagcaaatttcagatgttgcgacttttgcggcggaaaagccgcgatttcgccgcaaaaatggcaactcagaaaaaaaaaaatcttatacttacccagatctctctgctcctgtgtccagcccggcctccagggataaagtttcatcccatgtgaccgctgcagccaatcacaggctgcagcggtcacatgggataaaacgtcatcccaggaggacggcagagggacgtgtcaccatgattacaggtaagtatagactttttcgcagcgcacattccggacaaaaaacggcaccaaaatgtggtgcggtttttcggttggaattccctgcggtgaacAGGGCGGGTACTCTGTGTGCTTTCACGCctcgtatccgtcctgtgtgaacacagcctatatGTTCTGCTGTACTTGGGTCAAAATGTACTAACCCCTTGTATCACCCCAGGGATGTTTGAACTTAAAGTGTTCCAGTCCCCTCCATCCCTGGTCGTCACTCAGGGGCAGCATgccatgctggggtgctttttctctgttGATGCTAATGGTAAAGGTGCCGTGTCCTGGCACAAAGCTCAACCAGATGGGGGCATGAGCACCAGTCAAGTCGTCCCTCTGAGAAACCGCTTCTCTCTCGCCCATCCCAAGACTTTCCTGAGTGACGGAGATGCATCATTGGTCATCAGTAATGTCACCTGGGAAGACGCTGGGATTTACTTCTGCAAGGTGCACATGTGGGAGAAGACGGAGGAACGGGGGCCTGGCGCCAGCCTCATTGTGTATGGTATGACAATAATGTACCCATCACTACCATCATTTTCGTTTGCAGTAATGAAACGTGTGATTGTGATCACCAAACTGCCAGCCATAGATTGATCCTTTTCTAGTCCATCGGTAGGCACAACCCTCTCTGCCAAGGTGCCACCAGGTAGTAAATGAGAACGCATAAGTATGTGCACCCAAtatagaataaagtataatgtctCATTTATACTGGCAAAGTGTTCTGTTGTCTGCCACCAGGAAAGTCTCTGCATGTACACAGGGCACCAGATAAGAATTCATTTTTCATTGGGCACCACAGAAGTCGACATTTATAGTGGTCACAAGATTCTACAAATTCACTGGGCACCTGATATAACTATTCTGCACTGGGCACTGAAAAAGACTACATACTCAATGGGCTGAAGATATGATTCTGCATATACACTGGGCACCAGATAAGACTCCACATTAACAGTTGGCACAAGATATGGTTCTACGTACGCATTGGGCATCATCTATGATTGTACTCTTGGCACCAGATATTACTACATATTCACATGGCGGTAGTTATGAGTCTACATGTATACTTGGCACCAGATATGACTACATATTCACTCGACGGTCGTTATGAGTCTACATGTATACTTGGCACCAGATATGACTACGTATTCACCTGGCTCTAGTTATGATTCTACATGTATACTTGGCACCAGATATGACTACATATTCACCTGACGGTAGTTATGAGTCTACATGTATACTTGGCACCAGATATGACTACATATTGACCTGACGGTAGTTATGACTCTACATGTATACTTGCCACCAGATATGACTACATATTCACCTGATGGTAGTTTCTACATATACACTTGGCACCAGATGCGTCTCTACATTTACACTGGATACAAGAATCTGCACATGCATTGGGCACCAGATGTAACTCTACAGATAAACCGGGCACCAAATTCTACCTATACTAGGAAGTAGATATGGTTGCTCATAAAGATTTGGCaccagctaaaactacatttcctCTTGGCTGTAGCTATGATTTTACTTACAATATACACTGGTCACCAGAtataattctgtatatacactaggGCATCATATGAGACTCTACATTTACAGTGATCATAAAATTCTACAAATTCACTGGGCATCAGATGTAATTCTATGATGTGCTGGGCACCGAAAAATACTCTACATACTCACTGGTCTGAAGATATGATGCTGCATATACACTGGGCACCAGATAAGACTCCATATTAACAGTTGGCACAAGATATGCATTGAGCTACAGCTATGATTCTGCATGTACACTTGGCACCAGATATGTCTCTACATTTACCCTGGGTACAAGAATCTGCACATGCATTGGGCACCAGATTTAACACTACAAATAAACTGAGCACCAAATTCTACCTATACTAGGAAGTAAATATGGTTGCACATATAGACTTGGCACCAGCTAAGACTCTATTTTTTCACTTGGCAGTAGATATGAATTTACATATACACTGGGCAccagatatattcttatatatacaaTGGGCATCTCATAAGGCTGTACATATACAATGGGCACAAAATACTACACATGTATTAGGCACCAAATCAGACTTGAACCTAATAATACAACTACTGCCCGCTCCTCAGTGGGTGAGCTGGTATCTACATCACCTTGCATGGCTACTATGGCATTATTATGGCTGCACTATGCCATATAGAATCCGTTTTATTCATCTACCATCTACTAATGTACCAAACCCACAGCCTGCTCTTTGGGCACCATTGTTCTAATCAGATACTTACTGtttataactacaactcccagcatgcttaaATAAACCTCTTTCCTTGTATTTTCTACTCTCAGCTTTTCCTTCACTACCGGAGATTTACTTGAGGGTAGCCACCAAGTCACAAGAAGACATGACTCTGATTTGCCGAACATCTGGCTACTACCCACCAGGCGTTGCTGTAAGCTGGCACAGCAATGATGTTGACCTTCCTGATCCTGGATCTTTAGAGATATGGAAGTCGGAAGATGGCGACTTTCAAGCTACTCGTCGCCTTGTCTTACCTCCACGCTATAGGGCCAACTTGCTGACAGTATCCTGCATTGTCCAGCATATATCTCTTACAGCGCCATTATATGCCAACTACTCTCACAGTGAGTCAAGGGCAAGCCTGCTGTGCAGCAGATGATTGCTGGATGTAATTGCAGTGTTCTGCCTGTAGATGGCAGTAAATCCTGACTCTCACATGTATCTATTTTGTATCTAATTTgcagcttttttgttttttaaatgtttcacttctctttatattttattattttatttatttatttttctagatATTTCTGAGTTTGGATCAACTGGTTTTCAACTTGTTGAATATCTGAATATTCTCAAAATAGCTCTTATACTTGGCCTAACAATCGGTATTCTTCTTACAGGTAAGATGTGTTTTAGCCGTTTCTTATTTATAtctgtttctaggaaagctggatgacatagaggttgttacccagctttccaagcTCCTGAATGGCAGTGCCTGCACCCATATTGCCGAGTGGCAAATTTCGACATTCAGGACACTGGGAAAGCTGGCTGACAACCCATTTGTAGGCAGTCATTTCGATCCATTGCTCTTGATAAAAGCATTATGCAAAATCGAATTAAATTAGCATATTTCAAAGTGGTTGTTCTGCcgttgtgttattgaataacgagactttttctttactttttttttagtacaAAAAAGACGTAAAATCAAATGAAAAGAGAAAAGATCTAAAATGTTCAATATTCGCGTGAGTAAATTCATTCACATAAACCGTAGTAACAATTTATCTATAGATACAATGATGGACAATTTGTATCATAAAAGAGAATAGCTCCAACTTTCATTCACATTAACTTTATAGTCTGCAAAGTTTTTTTGACCGTGtgcagtgttaaaaaaaatattgccacctggaaaccatcagcaagaaGGCTAGATATCTTGTAtgctttaattttaattttaaataaaCTAAAGAAAGGGAGGGGAGAAGGAGAGACCATTGAATCTAATGCTATTTATTAGATCTATGTTCTTGTTATTTGTTTGCTACTTTATCTGGTTTCTTTCTTTTGCAGTCTTTTACATCTCTATACAAGACTTCTTCCCGCAGCACCGGCACTAATATTAAATGCCGTTTTGGTTCACGTCATGTGATTTGTGTGACCGCTTCTCGGAAAAGACTACATTTGTTTTCTCTAGGATTGCCATTATATAAAAAGTCTGTGTTATTTAATCCGGGCTGCTTCGCTTGATTTGATACCAGGATATGCcaataaaatgaaaattaaaaattttgggtCGTTCTGTTACCATTGCTGACAGTGTTTAATTCAATGAGGAAATCCCTCCGAATCAAAAATTCACCTGCAAATATAAAATATTGAGTATCCACCTTTTATCGTCATGTCCTTTTTAAAAtattgtgctgattaatttctttacAATGGTTATAGCTTTGCTTTTCtgctacagagctccaaatcccctgcatagccatAGAGATGTATAATAAAATTCTCcctgcttgcagccaccactagagggagctcaggagcttactgcatactggttTGTTATTAGCTCTTACGCGCCATCTAGAGGTCATATTATAAGTTATATTTGTTTTTGGGGAAGCTGGGTAATGTCCAATATGGCTACCATTATAAGccctatattttttttctagagtCCTGAATATCCAACTAAACCGTTATAtattagtggagatgtgtcactgAGTAATTAGGAGGATTTCACATTTAGGAGTCTGAGAAACAACCCCTATAGGGAACCATATTGGacatcatccagctttcccagaaacagatatatcACTTTTGTAATATGACCTCTAGGGGGCGTTTATGAGCCTGTTGGAATTCCTTTCTTGGTTGTATCTgtttcttggaaagctgggtgacaaacaatACTGCAGCCATTGCAACTCCCGCAGcagttatcacccagctttcctagagcccTAAATAGAAAATATGATATGATTACATGGCTAGGAAGATCAGGGTCTTGTGAAAGCTGGGTGACTTGCATTGTAGCTAGCCATGGTTGTCGCCCAGCTATTCCAGATGTACCTGGCCGAATAGGACATTGAACAGTGTGGCAGAAGAGGGTGAACCAAGGACTTCTAATACCTGGGCTCATTTGATTTTCGGGGGAATGTTCTGTGACTTTGTCTTTTTTCATGAATCAATCAGGCAGCTGCTCCGAGGTAACTGAATTGTAACGCGCTCCGAGAAATCGAATTTGCAGTCTCTGTTCTTGGTGTGACAAGTCCTGATCTATAAAATAGGCAGACACTAATGAGAATTACCTCCATTACCCGGTTGGTCACATTAAAAGACAATAAGAGACTGGAGAAGGAGCCAATGTTTCTGTATTAGGTCCATAATGTAATAACTGCTTCACAAAAAGGGTAAAAAGACACGTGTAGGTTCGTAGAACTGAACATAGGGGCGGCTGGAGCGCCAGCCTGCTCACAACGCTCCTCACGTATTATACTTGGAAGGCAATCGGGTATTATTTGCATGTAATTAATATTTATCTGTGTGattatccttaaaaaaaaaaaaaaatctgaaatattgcagttttcacagTGGCCACTAGAGGACACACAAGAGACTTCCACTTTCTGTTTAGTACATCTTGCTTTTCAGCAATGCTGTACATACTGAATGTTAGAGAGTTATAATGACTGAATGTCAGGTCTTTTGTGCTGCTGGAGACTAGATAGGCAGGAAAACAGAAAGATACTGTATACAAACACTCCACTCTCTTCTACACTTGATTACCTTTGAATTCATATTTTAGGGTAATTTCAACCCCAAAGTACCCTCTGCTTAGGAACGGCCACAAATCCTAACACAAAATGCCCattttggtcacattagctctGCCTCCTACGTGACCCATTTCTTGGACAATCCAGCGAAGAACAGGACGGTTGCAAACCACGCAGAGGGAGACGGCTGTATACAGCTTTCTGGTGTGGGGTACAGGGTGAGGGGCTACTCACAATAAAGACAAGCACAGAACACATTTCTTGCTTTATTACACATAATATCTCATTTTGGCATAAATCCCCCAGACATGGTAATGTCATACCCGCAACAGCTGTGTCATAGTCTTTTCTAGGATATGAGGTCATGGTCTAGTCAGTTATAGGTGTCCTTGGATGAACATGATCCCAATTTGGGAATTTTCACTAGTCAACGTATAGAGCTGGTATATGTATGATTGTGCCATTGTTTAAGGAAGATTAAAGGTCATAGCAAAATCCAAGGTCATGCGGAAGCTATGGGGCGCATCTCAGGTTGGCCCCAACTCCCTTTACCATTGCTGGTGAGAAAGGCTCCACTCTTCATGGCCACCATGATATCATGTTAACAGATGGGGCAGGGGTTTGCGTTTCTACAATGGATGGGACGTGTGGtggtatgaacagcagccatcttcttTATGGGCACCCGTGGCATAACCCAATGTAAACATGCCCTTACTACATTACTAGCCAATCATCATCGCTACAACACAACAAAACTGGGACGTTCAAGTCCAATAAATAAGACACCAAGGTCAGTACTTCGAGCTGTAAATCTGGCTGTCCGAAACCTGTAGATGACCCAGTTTGATGCTCCGCTTGTCCATTATGGTATGTAGAGCCGGACTGGGATGGCAAATGTTCAGCCTCATCAAGCAACATTTACAGGAGTGCTGCACGGCCGTGGAGGAGAAGTAGAAGATTATTGGGTCAAGACTTGCGTTGAACGTACTTAAGAGCAATGTCTTTTCTCTCCATTTTAAGTTCTTCTTCTGTACGAATCCGACCAAGTGAGAGACGTTGTAAGGAGCAAAACATATGGCAAAAACACCAAGTGTGGTGAGGACCAGTCCAATGGCTCTCTGCTTCTTGTCCTTGTGGATGTGCGGGGAAGATACGAGGATCCTGATGAAGCTTCCATAGCAGAAACAGGTTATGAGGAACGGGAGGCAGAACAAGAGAAGTCCCAGCTCTAGACGGAACGGTAGAAGAACTTCCATCTGCTTCTCGGTGAAGTTATCATAGCAAACAAAGTTATTATTGCTGTGGTTGGAAGCCTGGTGGTACTCCGTGATGTAGACAATGCTGCAGTGGGCAAAGGAGCAGACCCATAGGAAGCCACTAATGGCCACCGCATAGCTCGGCTTACGGTAGAGTTTGTACTTGAGGGGGAAGGCCACACCAAGGTAGCGCTCCACACTGACCGCGGTGAGCAACAACGTGCTGGAGTAGATGGTGCTAAAGTAAAAGAGACCACTAAGTGGG is part of the Rhinoderma darwinii isolate aRhiDar2 chromosome 10, aRhiDar2.hap1, whole genome shotgun sequence genome and harbors:
- the LOC142661623 gene encoding free fatty acid receptor 2-like, coding for MAPAAEDKYMYLAIYIVTIVTGFPANLLALHALIRKLRNKATPNAILLINLTISDLSFLAFLPFKVTEVLQGQWSMPSFLCPLSGLFYFSTIYSSTLLLTAVSVERYLGVAFPLKYKLYRKPSYAVAISGFLWVCSFAHCSIVYITEYHQASNHSNNNFVCYDNFTEKQMEVLLPFRLELGLLLFCLPFLITCFCYGSFIRILVSSPHIHKDKKQRAIGLVLTTLGVFAICFAPYNVSHLVGFVQKKNLKWREKTLLLSTFNASLDPIIFYFSSTAVQHSCKCCLMRLNICHPSPALHTIMDKRSIKLGHLQVSDSQIYSSKY
- the LOC142662264 gene encoding natural cytotoxicity triggering receptor 3 ligand 1-like produces the protein MFELKVFQSPPSLVVTQGQHAMLGCFFSVDANGKGAVSWHKAQPDGGMSTSQVVPLRNRFSLAHPKTFLSDGDASLVISNVTWEDAGIYFCKVHMWEKTEERGPGASLIVYAFPSLPEIYLRVATKSQEDMTLICRTSGYYPPGVAVSWHSNDVDLPDPGSLEIWKSEDGDFQATRRLVLPPRYRANLLTVSCIVQHISLTAPLYANYSHNISEFGSTGFQLVEYLNILKIALILGLTIGILLTVQKRRKIK